In the Sphingomonas sp. LM7 genome, one interval contains:
- a CDS encoding S1C family serine protease produces MVRRLLMMVVLALAGIAPARADDISASGRGVVRIVTIAVVDDEVVGFGHGSGFAVAPNRIVTNAHVVELADRYPGNVVIGIVPSEGDKSFQGKLVAIDQQRDLALIEFSGVRLAPLTLFTGLPSDGESLIALGYPGNVDLATARSAADFIRPQSPVRSQGGFAGDRTLQGTNVLLHTASIARGNSGGPLLDRCGRVLGVNSAITRGDEGDSTFAFAIAGSELAAFLQGAKQPFASVGVPCTSVEEQMAQERNADEKARLDADARARTDAAKNATEREDAIAQARSRNVVARENYMAGAAVLLVLGALALGGAGMLFSRDRRREAIWLAAGGGVLMLGAVALFLSRPDFDESKILSVPKASAGPAVPGQSATGRMVCTLVPERSRVTVTAIDKVDLDIGADGCINGRTQYAESGARWQRILVPEQEQSVSVLDYDPASRTYTNTRYLLSSAQMTKARALRSGVPLKTCSADQAARASLATQQQALRAALPPVYNEKLVYSCSPAASGPPAAAPQ; encoded by the coding sequence ATGGTCCGGCGCTTGCTGATGATGGTCGTGCTGGCACTGGCGGGGATCGCGCCTGCGCGCGCCGACGACATCTCCGCCTCCGGCCGCGGCGTCGTGCGGATCGTCACCATCGCAGTGGTGGACGATGAAGTCGTCGGCTTCGGCCATGGCAGCGGCTTCGCGGTTGCGCCGAACCGGATCGTTACCAACGCACATGTCGTCGAGCTTGCCGATCGCTATCCGGGCAATGTCGTCATCGGCATCGTGCCGTCGGAAGGGGACAAGTCGTTCCAGGGCAAGCTCGTCGCGATCGACCAGCAGCGCGATCTTGCGCTGATCGAATTCAGCGGCGTCCGGCTTGCGCCGCTTACGCTGTTCACCGGCCTGCCGAGCGATGGCGAAAGCCTGATCGCGCTCGGCTATCCGGGCAATGTCGATCTCGCCACGGCGCGGTCGGCGGCGGACTTCATCCGGCCGCAGTCGCCGGTCCGCTCGCAGGGTGGGTTCGCCGGCGATCGCACGCTCCAGGGCACCAACGTGCTGCTCCACACCGCCAGCATCGCGCGCGGCAATTCCGGCGGGCCGCTGCTCGATCGCTGCGGACGCGTGCTCGGCGTCAATTCGGCGATCACCCGCGGCGACGAAGGCGATTCGACCTTCGCATTCGCCATTGCGGGGAGCGAGCTTGCCGCCTTCCTTCAGGGCGCAAAGCAGCCCTTCGCCTCGGTCGGCGTGCCGTGCACCAGCGTCGAGGAGCAGATGGCGCAGGAGCGCAACGCCGACGAGAAGGCGCGGCTCGATGCCGATGCGCGCGCGCGCACCGACGCAGCGAAGAACGCGACCGAGCGCGAGGATGCGATTGCCCAGGCGCGCTCGCGCAACGTGGTCGCGCGCGAGAATTACATGGCGGGCGCCGCGGTGCTCCTCGTCCTCGGTGCGCTCGCGCTCGGCGGGGCCGGCATGCTGTTCTCGCGTGACCGGCGGCGCGAGGCGATCTGGCTGGCGGCAGGCGGCGGCGTGCTGATGCTGGGCGCGGTCGCGCTGTTCCTCAGCCGGCCCGATTTCGACGAATCCAAGATCCTGTCGGTGCCCAAGGCGAGTGCGGGTCCGGCCGTTCCGGGCCAGTCGGCGACCGGGCGGATGGTGTGCACACTCGTCCCCGAACGCAGCCGGGTGACCGTCACCGCCATCGACAAGGTCGATCTCGATATCGGTGCCGACGGCTGCATCAACGGCCGTACCCAATATGCCGAATCAGGTGCCCGCTGGCAGCGCATCCTGGTCCCCGAACAGGAACAGTCGGTCTCGGTGCTCGACTATGATCCGGCGAGCCGCACCTACACCAACACGCGCTATCTGCTCTCCTCCGCGCAGATGACCAAGGCGCGCGCGCTGCGTTCGGGCGTGCCGCTCAAGACCTGCTCGGCTGATCAGGCGGCGCGCGCCAGCCTCGCCACGCAGCAACAGGCGCTGCGCGCCGCCCTGCCGCCGGTGTACAACGAGAAGCTGGTCTATAGCTGCAGTCCCGCTGCCTCGGGACCGCCGGCAGCCGCGCCGCAATAG
- a CDS encoding GAF domain-containing protein, with protein MTYSYDTDIAAVQHIPDVEKMLEEVCALTGMGFAAVARVTSERWIACQVLDRIEFGMKPGDELQIKTTICDEIRQSARSVYIDHVGAHAEWRTHHTPAMYGFESYISVPILLADGSFFGTLCAIDPTERHISLADSLPLIEAMAGRIAIELDRLRALA; from the coding sequence ATGACTTACAGCTACGATACCGATATTGCGGCCGTGCAGCACATTCCCGACGTCGAGAAGATGCTGGAGGAAGTCTGCGCGCTCACCGGCATGGGCTTCGCGGCGGTCGCGCGCGTGACCAGCGAGCGCTGGATCGCCTGCCAGGTGCTCGATCGCATCGAATTCGGGATGAAGCCAGGCGACGAACTTCAGATCAAGACGACGATCTGCGACGAAATCCGCCAGAGCGCACGATCGGTCTATATCGACCATGTCGGCGCGCATGCCGAATGGCGCACGCACCACACACCGGCGATGTACGGGTTCGAGAGCTATATCTCGGTGCCGATCCTGCTGGCCGATGGCAGCTTCTTCGGCACGCTCTGCGCGATCGATCCGACCGAGCGCCACATTTCGCTGGCGGACTCGCTGCCGCTGATCGAGGCGATGGCAGGCCGGATCGCGATCGAACTCGATCGGCTTCGCGCGCTCGCCTAG
- a CDS encoding DedA family protein, whose translation MIDWLDWGYFGIFLLMVLENVIPPVPSEVIMSVGGIAAGQGKMDFVALVAVGTLGCTVGNLFWWEIGRRYGYERLKPAVERWGRWLTMDWEDVEKLRRFFDRWGGATVFVFRFMPLGRTVISIPAGLLHMPFWRFVAYTTAGSLVWNTLLVGIGYWLGASFETVDHWIAPMVTGVVVLALAVYLWRVLTWKPRAQR comes from the coding sequence ATGATCGACTGGCTCGACTGGGGGTATTTCGGCATTTTCCTGCTGATGGTGCTGGAGAATGTCATTCCTCCGGTCCCGTCCGAAGTGATCATGAGCGTCGGCGGCATCGCCGCGGGCCAGGGCAAGATGGATTTCGTCGCGCTCGTCGCCGTCGGCACGCTCGGCTGCACGGTCGGCAACCTGTTCTGGTGGGAGATCGGCCGGCGCTATGGCTATGAGCGGCTCAAGCCCGCAGTCGAGCGCTGGGGCCGCTGGCTGACGATGGATTGGGAGGATGTCGAGAAGCTGCGGCGCTTCTTCGATCGGTGGGGCGGCGCGACGGTGTTCGTGTTCCGCTTCATGCCGCTCGGGCGCACCGTGATCTCGATCCCCGCGGGGCTGCTGCACATGCCGTTCTGGCGCTTCGTCGCCTACACCACTGCGGGAAGTCTGGTGTGGAACACGCTTCTCGTCGGCATCGGCTATTGGCTGGGTGCCAGCTTCGAGACGGTCGATCACTGGATCGCGCCGATGGTCACCGGAGTCGTGGTGCTGGCGCTCGCGGTCTATTTGTGGCGCGTTCTGACCTGGAAGCCGCGCGCGCAGCGCTAG
- a CDS encoding DUF2490 domain-containing protein produces MPRLPLLAAILLLAPCAAHAQVEDAQLWLQTNANVAISDDTRVTLEGIARFSDRQDGLFHTEIGGIVSHKLSKHVEIGLGYRHVAGHGGNTADDENRLRQHIVLSYGRFTSRFRIDERFHPDGNEVGIRLRPLLRYNQPVGKDMSLFVSHESFFMANTTNWGQRAGYDRMRNIVGVTLPIAKGVSSDVGYLNQYRFPRNGSRAQMDHALSVQLSLNL; encoded by the coding sequence GTGCCGCGCCTTCCCCTTCTTGCTGCGATCCTGCTGCTCGCGCCGTGTGCCGCGCACGCGCAGGTCGAGGATGCGCAGCTCTGGCTTCAGACCAACGCCAACGTGGCGATCTCCGACGATACGCGAGTCACGCTGGAAGGCATTGCGCGCTTCAGCGATCGCCAGGACGGCCTCTTCCATACCGAGATCGGCGGGATCGTCAGCCACAAGCTGTCGAAGCATGTCGAGATCGGCCTGGGCTATCGCCATGTCGCCGGCCATGGCGGCAACACTGCCGACGACGAGAATCGCCTGCGCCAGCATATCGTGCTGTCCTATGGCCGCTTTACGTCGCGCTTCCGCATCGACGAGCGCTTCCATCCCGACGGCAACGAGGTCGGCATCCGCCTGCGCCCGCTCCTCCGCTACAACCAGCCGGTCGGCAAGGATATGTCGCTGTTCGTCAGCCATGAGAGCTTCTTCATGGCGAACACTACCAATTGGGGTCAGCGCGCGGGCTATGACCGGATGCGCAACATCGTCGGCGTGACCCTGCCGATCGCCAAGGGCGTGTCGAGCGATGTCGGCTATCTCAACCAGTATCGCTTCCCGCGGAACGGCAGCCGCGCGCAGATGGATCACGCGCTGTCGGTACAGCTCTCGCTGAACCTCTAG
- a CDS encoding primosomal protein N', producing the protein MSRARILVLHPALGPLDYRVPQGMTVEPGSIVVVPIGPRQFAGVVWEPERLPTEEIGDNRLRNILAVADTPPIPEPVRRLVEWTADYYLSPPSAVLAMAVRTSAAFEAAPTITEYRATGVVPDRLTPQRAQALGRIGERQGLVRELATIADVSEGVIRGLCKVGAIEGVTVDTDSPYPLPDPNFAPPDLSTEQADVASILRQSVTAESFQPFLLDGVTGSGKTEVYFEAVAAALASGKQTLVLLPEIALTEPFLTRFAQRFGCEPVAWHSGLRTSQRRRAWRAISRGEAKVVVGARSALFLPYPQLGLIVVDEAHETSFKQEEGVHYHARDVAVMRGRFEECTVVLASATPAIETRHQVELGRYEELKLPGRYGLAELPDIEAIDLIKEPPDRGRWLSPRLILAIDAALERGEQSLLFLNRRGYAPLTLCRHCGHRFQCPNCTAWMVEHRLIRRLTCHHCGHTVPTPEICPECEEADSLVACGPGVERIADEVSVLWPDARTAIVTSDTLWSPAKAAEFVHRMEHKEIDIVVGTQLVTKGYHFPNLTVVGVVDADLGLDGGDLRASERTFQQIMQVSGRAGRGEKPGNVFIQTHSPDARVMQALVSGDSAAFYAAETEARRDAGAPPYGRYAAIIVSSEDKAAAEETARMIGRTAPRRDEMHVYGPAPAPLAMLRGRHRFRLLVHARRAFDVQDMIRDWLGALEWSGKVRVAVDVDPYSFV; encoded by the coding sequence ATGTCGCGCGCTCGCATCCTCGTCCTCCATCCGGCACTCGGCCCGCTCGACTATCGCGTGCCGCAGGGCATGACGGTCGAACCCGGGTCGATCGTCGTCGTGCCGATCGGCCCGCGCCAGTTCGCCGGCGTGGTCTGGGAGCCCGAACGGCTGCCGACCGAGGAGATCGGCGACAATCGCCTGCGCAACATCCTCGCAGTCGCCGATACGCCACCGATTCCCGAGCCGGTACGCCGCCTCGTCGAATGGACCGCGGACTATTATCTAAGCCCGCCCTCGGCGGTGCTGGCGATGGCGGTGCGCACTTCGGCGGCGTTCGAGGCGGCGCCGACGATCACCGAATATCGCGCGACCGGCGTCGTTCCCGACCGGCTCACCCCGCAGCGCGCGCAGGCGCTCGGGCGGATCGGCGAGCGGCAGGGACTGGTGCGCGAACTCGCGACGATCGCCGATGTCTCGGAAGGCGTGATCCGGGGGTTGTGCAAGGTCGGCGCGATCGAAGGCGTGACGGTCGATACCGACAGTCCCTATCCGCTGCCCGACCCCAATTTCGCGCCGCCCGATCTCAGTACCGAGCAGGCCGATGTGGCGAGCATCCTGCGACAGTCGGTAACCGCGGAAAGCTTCCAGCCCTTCCTGCTCGACGGGGTCACTGGGTCGGGCAAGACCGAAGTCTATTTCGAGGCGGTCGCCGCGGCGCTCGCGTCAGGCAAGCAGACGCTCGTGCTGCTCCCCGAGATCGCGCTCACCGAACCCTTCCTTACCCGCTTCGCCCAGCGCTTCGGCTGCGAGCCGGTGGCATGGCATTCGGGGCTGCGCACCTCACAGCGCCGCCGAGCATGGCGGGCGATCTCGCGCGGCGAGGCCAAGGTCGTCGTCGGCGCGCGCTCGGCACTGTTCCTGCCTTATCCCCAGCTCGGGCTGATCGTCGTCGACGAAGCGCACGAGACCAGCTTCAAGCAGGAAGAGGGCGTCCATTATCACGCCCGTGACGTCGCGGTGATGCGCGGGCGCTTCGAGGAATGCACCGTAGTCCTCGCCTCCGCCACGCCGGCGATCGAGACACGCCACCAGGTCGAGCTCGGCCGCTACGAGGAGCTCAAGCTGCCCGGCCGTTACGGCCTTGCCGAGCTCCCCGACATCGAGGCGATCGACCTGATCAAGGAGCCGCCCGACCGCGGCCGCTGGCTGAGCCCGCGACTGATCCTGGCGATCGACGCGGCGCTGGAGCGCGGCGAACAGTCGCTGCTGTTCCTCAACCGCCGCGGCTATGCGCCGCTGACGTTGTGCCGGCACTGCGGCCACCGCTTCCAATGCCCGAATTGCACCGCGTGGATGGTCGAGCACCGGCTGATCCGCCGCCTCACCTGCCATCATTGCGGGCACACCGTTCCGACGCCCGAGATCTGCCCGGAGTGCGAGGAAGCCGACAGCCTCGTCGCCTGCGGCCCCGGGGTCGAGCGGATCGCCGATGAAGTGTCCGTGCTCTGGCCCGACGCGCGCACGGCGATCGTCACGTCCGACACCCTGTGGTCGCCCGCCAAGGCGGCAGAGTTCGTCCACCGGATGGAGCATAAGGAGATCGACATCGTCGTCGGCACCCAGCTGGTCACCAAGGGCTATCATTTTCCCAACCTCACTGTGGTCGGCGTCGTCGATGCCGATCTCGGGCTCGACGGCGGCGACCTTCGCGCGTCCGAGCGCACCTTCCAGCAGATCATGCAGGTCTCGGGGCGCGCCGGTCGCGGCGAGAAGCCAGGCAATGTCTTCATCCAGACCCATTCGCCCGACGCGCGGGTGATGCAGGCGCTCGTCTCGGGCGACAGCGCCGCCTTCTACGCCGCCGAGACCGAGGCGCGGCGCGACGCCGGTGCCCCGCCTTACGGCCGCTACGCCGCGATCATCGTGTCGAGCGAGGACAAGGCGGCCGCCGAGGAAACCGCGCGGATGATCGGCCGCACCGCGCCGCGCCGTGACGAAATGCACGTCTATGGCCCGGCCCCCGCGCCGCTGGCGATGCTGCGCGGCCGCCACCGATTCCGCCTGCTCGTCCATGCCCGCCGCGCCTTCGACGTGCAGGACATGATCCGCGACTGGCTGGGCGCGCTCGAATGGAGCGGCAAGGTGCGCGTCGCAGTCGACGTCGATCCCTATAGTTTCGTCTAG
- a CDS encoding lipopolysaccharide assembly protein LapB: MIRRLVLPLLLLVPGVAQADWYEASSRHFVVYSDQRPERLEQFATELERFDHAVRRYGRWKDEPIAAPNRVTVYVVDDRDAVVDLIGDKFVGGFYKPRAGGSMAVVPRRIGSGAKADLDAQSILFHEYAHHLMWSIAPHAVHPSWFIEGFAEVFATADFEKDGAVRIGAPPQYRARTLMSGNNLPIDKMLIADTLKLDREQRSALYGRGWLLTHYTMIANQRRGQLTDYLTAMNQGKKSLEAAQVFGDLRAFDAELERYKRGKLIGYRIAAAEAGQIKVTLRKLTPGEAATMDVRIRSKNGVNARTAPGVYEDARKAAAPFPSDPGAQIVLAEAAYDARDLPGAEAAADRAIAADPRAVDAWLYKAMVKLQLARKAGDKSKETQAAIRRIIAQGNRLEPDDPKLLILYFRSFVDLGAAPSENAKQGLARAFELAPQDLALRFNAAQMYLRDGNKTEARAMLAPLAYSPHGHGYARRATALIAMIDKGDAKQAIEAIDSPPAGDADNGDEDAPAAKGAPM, translated from the coding sequence ATGATTCGCAGATTGGTGTTGCCGTTGCTTCTGCTCGTCCCGGGCGTTGCGCAGGCCGACTGGTACGAGGCGAGCAGCCGGCACTTCGTCGTCTATTCGGACCAGCGGCCCGAGCGGCTGGAGCAATTCGCGACCGAGCTCGAACGGTTCGATCACGCAGTGCGGCGCTATGGCCGGTGGAAGGACGAACCGATCGCCGCGCCGAACCGCGTCACTGTCTATGTCGTCGATGACCGCGACGCCGTGGTCGATCTGATCGGCGACAAGTTCGTAGGCGGGTTCTACAAGCCGCGCGCCGGCGGTTCGATGGCGGTGGTGCCGCGCCGCATCGGCTCGGGCGCGAAGGCGGATCTCGACGCGCAGAGCATCCTCTTCCACGAATATGCCCATCATTTGATGTGGAGCATCGCGCCGCACGCCGTGCATCCGTCCTGGTTCATCGAAGGCTTTGCCGAAGTGTTCGCGACCGCCGACTTCGAGAAGGACGGCGCGGTGCGGATCGGCGCGCCGCCGCAATATCGCGCGCGCACGCTGATGTCGGGAAACAACCTGCCGATCGACAAGATGCTGATCGCCGACACGCTCAAGCTCGACCGCGAGCAGCGCAGCGCGCTCTATGGCCGCGGATGGCTGCTCACGCATTATACGATGATCGCGAACCAGCGGCGCGGCCAGCTCACCGACTATCTGACGGCGATGAATCAGGGCAAGAAGTCGCTCGAGGCCGCGCAGGTGTTCGGCGACCTGCGCGCGTTCGACGCCGAGCTTGAACGCTACAAGCGCGGCAAGCTCATCGGCTATCGGATCGCCGCAGCGGAAGCCGGCCAGATCAAGGTCACCCTGCGCAAGCTCACGCCGGGCGAAGCGGCGACGATGGATGTCCGCATCCGCTCCAAGAACGGCGTGAACGCCAGGACCGCGCCGGGCGTCTATGAGGATGCGCGCAAGGCGGCGGCACCGTTCCCCAGTGATCCCGGCGCGCAGATCGTCCTTGCCGAAGCCGCCTATGACGCGCGCGACCTGCCCGGGGCCGAAGCCGCTGCGGACCGCGCGATCGCTGCCGATCCCAGGGCCGTCGATGCCTGGCTCTACAAAGCGATGGTGAAGCTGCAACTCGCCCGCAAGGCGGGGGACAAGAGCAAGGAGACGCAGGCGGCGATCCGCAGGATCATCGCGCAGGGCAACCGGCTCGAACCCGACGACCCCAAGCTGCTGATCCTGTACTTCCGCAGCTTCGTCGATCTGGGCGCTGCGCCGAGCGAAAATGCCAAGCAGGGCCTTGCCCGCGCGTTCGAGCTCGCGCCCCAGGATCTCGCCCTTCGCTTCAACGCAGCGCAAATGTACCTGCGCGACGGCAACAAGACGGAAGCACGCGCGATGCTCGCGCCGCTCGCCTACAGCCCGCATGGCCACGGCTATGCCCGGCGCGCGACCGCGCTGATCGCGATGATCGACAAGGGCGATGCCAAACAGGCGATCGAAGCGATCGACAGCCCGCCCGCCGGCGACGCCGACAACGGAGACGAGGACGCACCCGCCGCCAAGGGAGCGCCGATGTGA
- a CDS encoding tyrosine recombinase XerC, with the protein MTEPALPLLYGRHLARDRRRSAHTVRAYEATAVRLVAFLRSHWGGEVTREALAGITAADLRAFLAHRRNDGLSNASAARELSAVRGFLKFTVGDAAEMPRLRGPRVKRGVPRPIAPHEAVALAETVSEEASEPWIGARDWAVLLLLYGAGLRIGEAVGLTGAVLPLGATMSVTGKRAKTRLVPLLPEVREAIEAYAKICPYGVARDVPLFRGAKGGPLPPGAIRKAVRSARTTLGLSERTTPHALRHSFATHLLGRGADLRALQELLGHASLSSTQIYTAVDAAHLLDVYRNAHPRA; encoded by the coding sequence GTGACCGAACCCGCACTCCCGCTCCTTTACGGCCGGCACCTCGCCCGCGACCGGCGGCGTTCGGCGCACACCGTGCGTGCCTATGAGGCGACCGCGGTCCGGCTGGTCGCGTTCCTCCGGTCGCATTGGGGCGGCGAAGTTACCCGCGAAGCGCTGGCAGGCATCACTGCCGCCGATCTCCGCGCCTTTCTGGCGCATCGCCGCAATGACGGGCTGTCGAACGCTTCGGCCGCGCGCGAGCTTTCTGCAGTGCGCGGCTTCCTAAAATTCACGGTGGGCGACGCTGCCGAAATGCCGCGGCTGCGCGGGCCGCGGGTCAAGCGCGGCGTGCCGCGGCCGATCGCGCCGCACGAAGCCGTGGCGCTGGCCGAAACCGTGTCGGAAGAAGCGAGCGAGCCGTGGATCGGCGCGCGCGACTGGGCGGTACTGCTGCTACTCTATGGCGCGGGGCTGCGCATCGGCGAGGCTGTCGGCCTGACCGGCGCGGTGCTGCCGCTCGGCGCGACGATGAGCGTCACCGGCAAGCGTGCCAAGACGCGGCTGGTCCCGCTGCTTCCCGAAGTGCGCGAGGCGATCGAAGCCTATGCAAAGATCTGCCCCTATGGCGTGGCGCGCGACGTGCCCTTGTTTCGCGGAGCCAAAGGCGGGCCGCTGCCGCCGGGGGCGATCCGCAAGGCAGTGCGCTCGGCACGTACGACGCTGGGCCTGTCCGAACGAACCACGCCGCACGCGCTGCGGCACAGCTTTGCCACCCATCTGCTCGGCCGCGGCGCCGATCTGCGCGCGCTGCAGGAATTGCTCGGCCATGCCAGCCTCAGCTCGACTCAGATCTACACCGCGGTCGATGCCGCGCACTTGCTGGACGTGTATCGCAACGCCCACCCGCGGGCGTGA
- a CDS encoding DUF1203 domain-containing protein → MSYVIAGIDPAPFRQFYGLSEQALAAEQVVRMTADDDSGFPCRVTLEDAAPGETLLLLNHEHLPDPGPYRARHAIFVREGAETPALYIDEIPEQLATRLLSVRAFDRYAMMTNADVVEGSALEPMIGTMFGDPAVAFLHIHYARRGCFAACVDRG, encoded by the coding sequence ATGAGCTATGTCATCGCCGGGATCGATCCCGCGCCGTTCCGGCAATTCTATGGCCTGTCGGAACAGGCGCTCGCCGCCGAGCAGGTCGTGCGGATGACCGCGGACGACGATTCCGGCTTTCCGTGCCGGGTGACGCTGGAGGACGCCGCGCCGGGCGAGACGCTGCTGTTGCTCAATCACGAGCATCTGCCCGATCCGGGCCCGTATCGCGCGCGTCACGCGATTTTCGTGCGCGAAGGTGCCGAGACGCCAGCGCTCTATATTGACGAGATACCGGAGCAACTCGCGACTCGACTATTGTCGGTCAGAGCGTTCGATCGTTACGCGATGATGACAAATGCCGATGTCGTGGAGGGATCCGCGCTGGAACCGATGATCGGCACGATGTTCGGCGATCCGGCCGTCGCCTTCCTGCACATCCATTATGCCCGGCGCGGCTGCTTCGCGGCGTGCGTGGATCGCGGCTGA
- the ada gene encoding bifunctional DNA-binding transcriptional regulator/O6-methylguanine-DNA methyltransferase Ada — MSNPQTISDDIAWAAFDARDRAYDGRFIVAVTTTRIYCKPTCPARRPKRENVRFYADADAARAAGFRACLRCKPDEVGRDRIAVAQAAALIEAAEEPIGLEQLAAHVGYAPHHFQRLFKRATGVTPATYARGLRARRAAAALTQEERVTDAIYEAGYAAPSRFYETANARLGMTPSAWKRGGAGVTIRWTVAETSLGPLLIAATDKGLCRVAFDEDALHLARRFPAAEIAQGGAALAELAAQVVREVETPGRDLDLPLDVQGTAFQEAVWQALRAVPPGETRSYAQLATQAGNPRAVRAAGTACGANHVAVLIPCHRAQRADGSMGGYAYGIDRKRVLRKREGVSE; from the coding sequence ATGAGCAATCCGCAGACCATCAGCGACGATATCGCCTGGGCCGCCTTCGACGCGCGCGACCGCGCTTATGACGGGCGTTTCATCGTCGCGGTGACCACCACGCGGATATATTGCAAGCCGACCTGCCCGGCGCGGCGCCCCAAGCGCGAGAATGTGCGGTTCTATGCCGATGCCGATGCGGCGCGCGCCGCGGGGTTCCGGGCGTGCCTGCGCTGCAAGCCCGATGAAGTGGGGCGCGACCGGATCGCAGTGGCGCAGGCCGCCGCGTTGATCGAGGCCGCCGAGGAGCCGATCGGACTCGAGCAACTCGCCGCGCATGTCGGCTATGCGCCGCATCATTTCCAGCGGCTGTTCAAGCGCGCGACCGGCGTGACTCCCGCAACCTATGCCCGCGGTCTCCGCGCCCGCCGCGCCGCCGCCGCACTGACGCAGGAGGAGCGCGTGACCGACGCGATCTACGAGGCGGGCTATGCCGCGCCCAGCCGCTTCTACGAAACCGCCAATGCCCGGCTCGGCATGACGCCCAGCGCGTGGAAGCGCGGCGGCGCGGGCGTGACGATCCGCTGGACGGTTGCGGAGACCAGCCTGGGGCCGTTGCTGATCGCGGCGACCGACAAGGGGCTGTGCCGGGTCGCCTTCGACGAGGATGCCCTCCACCTCGCCCGGCGCTTCCCCGCGGCGGAGATTGCGCAGGGCGGCGCGGCGCTGGCAGAGCTTGCCGCGCAGGTCGTGCGCGAAGTCGAGACCCCGGGGCGCGATCTGGACCTGCCGCTCGATGTGCAGGGCACGGCTTTCCAGGAAGCGGTGTGGCAGGCGTTGCGCGCAGTCCCGCCTGGCGAGACGCGCAGCTATGCCCAACTCGCCACCCAAGCCGGCAATCCGCGCGCCGTGCGTGCGGCGGGGACGGCGTGCGGCGCGAACCATGTCGCGGTGCTGATCCCGTGCCATCGTGCCCAGCGCGCCGACGGCAGCATGGGCGGCTACGCCTATGGCATCGACCGCAAGCGGGTGCTGCGCAAGCGGGAAGGGGTGAGCGAATGA
- the fsa gene encoding fructose-6-phosphate aldolase, translating into MKFFADTADTADIRDLADTGLLDGVTTNPSLIHKAGRDFLEVVAEICEIVPGKPVSAEVVALDYEGMMREAEIVRKIADNIAVKVPLTIDGLKTCKALTDDGTMVNVTLCFSANQALLAAKAGATFVSPFVGRHDDNGFDGMALISDIRLIYDNYDFSTEILVASVRHPIHVLEAARIGADVMTAPPSVIRQLVKHPLTDKGIEGFLADWAKTGQKIG; encoded by the coding sequence ATGAAATTCTTCGCCGACACCGCCGACACCGCCGACATCCGCGACCTCGCCGATACTGGGCTGCTCGACGGCGTCACCACCAATCCGTCGCTGATTCACAAGGCGGGCCGCGACTTCCTCGAAGTCGTCGCCGAGATCTGCGAGATCGTCCCCGGCAAGCCGGTGTCGGCCGAAGTCGTCGCGCTCGATTACGAAGGCATGATGCGCGAGGCCGAGATCGTCCGGAAGATTGCCGACAACATCGCGGTCAAGGTGCCGCTGACGATCGACGGCCTCAAGACCTGCAAGGCGCTGACCGACGACGGCACGATGGTCAACGTCACCCTGTGCTTCTCGGCGAACCAGGCGCTGCTCGCCGCCAAGGCCGGTGCGACCTTCGTCTCGCCGTTCGTCGGCCGCCACGATGATAACGGCTTCGACGGCATGGCGCTGATCAGCGACATCCGCCTGATCTACGACAATTACGATTTCTCGACCGAGATCCTCGTCGCCAGCGTGCGTCATCCGATCCATGTGCTCGAAGCCGCGCGCATCGGCGCCGACGTGATGACGGCACCGCCCTCGGTGATCCGCCAGCTGGTCAAGCACCCGCTGACCGACAAGGGCATCGAAGGCTTCCTCGCCGACTGGGCGAAGACCGGGCAGAAGATCGGGTGA